A region from the Serinibacter arcticus genome encodes:
- a CDS encoding glycosyltransferase, which translates to MSALPPATAPAAVLERYRRLVIVVRADPVICGHSVEARNLAEAALQQGFEEVTILTWPIDRLEAAGLPLKPLDRVMEYSPGITVERPDPVGDYRVPDGRWQAGLVGRLIELFTDGVPTVCLSLYLSPHTLAVTEAVTAARRTGLPVDVVTVAEAVGSDITNVVRTCVAEGRFGAAAHVLTSYLANDVVVAVSEYTKELIVSAATEIDARHGTSFAAQSAERVRISYPALDTASYLEVSDADVVEVLERRGLADAPYVLFLSRLTEAKGVPDLITGFERSTAAASARLVIAGRGPQEAEIRALAAASPLADRIHVLTDVDDTEKPALMQGAVAFVLPTLPRPEFVETFGIAVVEKMLAGGGVVATTTTGGVPEAVGDTAKIIGISDPDSITRVLDEVLLMTDDERTAWEERAREYALQFDRTVVLRKILELVAHEVGVPEPAAA; encoded by the coding sequence ATGTCCGCACTTCCGCCCGCCACCGCCCCCGCCGCCGTCCTGGAGCGCTACCGCCGTCTCGTCATCGTCGTCCGAGCCGATCCGGTGATCTGCGGCCACTCCGTCGAGGCCCGCAACCTCGCCGAGGCCGCCCTGCAGCAGGGCTTCGAGGAGGTCACCATCCTCACGTGGCCGATCGACCGGCTGGAGGCGGCCGGCCTGCCGCTCAAGCCGCTCGACCGCGTCATGGAGTACTCGCCGGGGATCACCGTGGAGCGCCCCGACCCCGTCGGTGACTACCGCGTCCCGGACGGCCGCTGGCAGGCCGGGCTGGTCGGGCGGCTCATCGAGCTGTTCACCGACGGCGTGCCGACCGTCTGCCTCTCGCTCTACCTCAGCCCGCACACGCTCGCCGTCACCGAGGCCGTGACCGCCGCGCGGCGGACGGGGCTGCCCGTCGACGTCGTCACCGTCGCCGAGGCGGTGGGCTCGGACATCACCAACGTCGTGCGCACCTGCGTGGCCGAGGGCCGCTTCGGTGCCGCGGCGCACGTGCTCACCTCGTACCTGGCCAACGACGTCGTCGTGGCCGTGTCGGAGTACACCAAGGAGCTCATCGTCAGCGCGGCGACGGAGATCGACGCCCGGCACGGCACGTCGTTCGCCGCGCAGTCGGCCGAGCGCGTGCGCATCTCCTACCCGGCGCTCGACACCGCCTCCTACCTCGAGGTCAGCGACGCGGACGTCGTGGAGGTCCTCGAGCGTCGCGGGCTCGCGGACGCGCCGTACGTGCTCTTCCTGTCCCGCCTCACCGAGGCGAAGGGCGTGCCGGACCTCATCACGGGCTTCGAGCGCTCCACGGCCGCGGCCTCGGCCCGGCTCGTGATCGCGGGGCGGGGACCGCAGGAGGCGGAGATCCGCGCCCTGGCCGCGGCCTCACCGCTCGCGGACCGCATCCACGTGCTCACCGACGTCGACGACACCGAGAAGCCGGCGCTCATGCAGGGCGCGGTGGCGTTCGTGCTCCCGACGCTTCCCCGCCCCGAGTTCGTCGAGACGTTCGGCATCGCCGTCGTGGAGAAGATGCTCGCGGGCGGGGGAGTGGTGGCGACCACGACGACGGGCGGCGTCCCCGAGGCGGTCGGCGACACCGCGAAGATCATCGGGATCTCCGACCCCGACTCGATCACGCGCGTGCTCGACGAGGTGCTCCTCATGACGGACGACGAGCGCACCGCCTGGGAGGAGCGTGCGCGCGAGTACGCGCTCCAGTTCGACCGCACGGTCGTGCTGCGCAAGATCCTCGAGCTCGTGGCCCACGAGGTCGGCGTGCCGGAACCGGCCGCCGCCTGA
- a CDS encoding spermidine synthase, with product MSARLVELDWQRTPMGEVTLRRRFDPLLRQDVYEVILGDEHLMSSYFTVAEIELAHLGLDLAPDRELDVLVGGLGLGYTARAVLEHDRVRSLVVLEAIDVVIDWHVRGLLPISAEITADPRTTLELGDFFAHVREREVTRRFDAILLDVDHTPSHHLHPSHAPFYSREGLQQLKDHLTPGGVFALWSDALPDAAFTAVLGEVFEEVRAEVVPFDNPRTGGRSSNSIYLAR from the coding sequence GTGAGCGCCCGCCTGGTGGAGCTCGACTGGCAGCGCACGCCGATGGGCGAGGTCACGCTCCGCCGTCGGTTCGACCCGCTGCTCCGGCAGGACGTCTACGAGGTGATCCTCGGCGACGAGCACCTGATGTCCTCGTACTTCACCGTGGCCGAGATCGAGCTCGCCCACCTCGGGCTCGACCTGGCCCCCGACCGCGAGCTCGACGTGCTCGTCGGCGGTCTCGGCCTCGGCTACACCGCCAGGGCGGTGCTCGAGCACGACCGCGTGCGGTCGCTGGTCGTGCTCGAGGCGATCGACGTCGTCATCGACTGGCACGTGCGCGGACTGCTGCCGATCTCCGCCGAGATCACCGCGGACCCGCGCACGACGCTCGAGCTGGGGGACTTCTTCGCCCACGTGCGCGAGCGCGAGGTGACGCGGCGCTTCGACGCGATCCTGCTCGACGTCGACCACACCCCCTCCCACCACCTCCACCCCTCGCACGCGCCGTTCTACTCGCGCGAGGGGCTGCAGCAGCTGAAGGACCACCTGACGCCGGGCGGCGTCTTCGCGCTGTGGTCGGACGCGCTCCCGGACGCGGCCTTCACGGCCGTGCTCGGCGAGGTGTTCGAGGAGGTGCGGGCCGAGGTCGTGCCCTTCGACAACCCGCGCACCGGTGGTCGCTCGTCGAACTCGATCTACCTCGCACGCTGA
- a CDS encoding neutral zinc metallopeptidase, with amino-acid sequence MTFNKGADISGDRARRGGGRSRGRTGAAVGGGIGGLGLVVVLLLQLFTGQNVDLSGLTGQEQYSYEPEGGDSVEECTTSEQANTDIECRMDATGLSLDAYWGEVLPAQAGVEYVPPPFSLFTGQVSTACGAATSAVGPFYCPGDQTVYVDTSFFDELTSKFGANGGPLAELYVIAHEFGHHIQNQLGTMNAIDRAGTGPTSDAVRLELQADCYAGMWVRGAVDTTDANGVSYLLAPTKAEIEDALSAAAAVGDDHIQETFQGEVTPHTWTHGSSEQRQRWFLTGYDQNSVASCDTFAVSGGAL; translated from the coding sequence ATGACGTTCAACAAGGGCGCGGACATCTCGGGCGACCGGGCCAGGCGGGGCGGGGGTCGCAGTCGCGGTCGGACGGGCGCCGCCGTCGGTGGCGGGATCGGCGGGCTCGGCCTCGTCGTCGTGCTGCTGCTGCAGCTGTTCACCGGTCAGAACGTCGACCTCAGCGGGCTGACGGGCCAGGAGCAGTACTCCTACGAGCCCGAGGGTGGGGACTCGGTCGAGGAGTGCACCACGAGCGAGCAGGCCAACACCGACATCGAGTGCCGGATGGACGCCACCGGACTCTCGCTCGACGCCTACTGGGGCGAGGTGCTCCCGGCGCAGGCGGGCGTGGAGTACGTCCCGCCGCCGTTCTCCCTGTTCACCGGTCAGGTCAGCACCGCGTGCGGTGCCGCCACCTCCGCCGTCGGGCCGTTCTACTGCCCGGGTGACCAGACCGTGTACGTGGACACCTCCTTCTTCGACGAGCTGACGAGCAAGTTCGGCGCCAACGGCGGACCGCTCGCGGAGCTCTACGTCATCGCGCACGAGTTCGGGCACCACATCCAGAACCAGCTCGGCACGATGAACGCGATCGACCGCGCCGGCACCGGCCCGACGTCCGACGCCGTGCGGCTCGAGCTGCAGGCCGACTGCTACGCGGGCATGTGGGTGCGGGGCGCCGTCGATACGACGGACGCCAACGGCGTCTCCTACCTGCTCGCTCCCACGAAGGCGGAGATCGAGGACGCCCTCTCGGCGGCTGCGGCCGTGGGCGACGACCACATCCAGGAGACGTTCCAGGGCGAGGTCACGCCCCACACGTGGACCCACGGCTCCTCCGAGCAGCGCCAGCGCTGGTTCCTCACCGGCTACGACCAGAACTCGGTCGCCTCCTGCGACACCTTCGCGGTCAGCGGTGGCGCGCTCTGA
- a CDS encoding glycoside hydrolase domain-containing protein encodes MLEHVDPFLGTGATDLPPRTGLAATWWWPKPQVGNTHPGATYPLGMVSACSYSGAYPTGYGLYDLGTEGLPVPLHDGLRASGFTHFQQSGTGAIRKYYNYLRVTPMLAPLDDLGRSWDIVEESASPGYYRAALASGVVAEITVGPKSAVHRYTFPAHHDARVVVDLSMGGLTIPYGETVPLRAHLQTLEPGVACGEIVVEGAPLAFHVECDTPGLRQLLWYDRRLMPGGSRLEFTDIRPTTLRPFGLMWAGPTTQGQVVELRIGFSLRGSEQAAANLRADLPPIAPPPGQPARSGFDARWAATREAWAHELGKIQVDTSAERSTVMATALYHSLIKPCFALDESPFWPTDGPFVFDVATLWDIYRTQLPLLTLLRPDAAVALGNALLRICEEEGNFPIGYRMARGADRFSRQASALAHTLLADLSQLGATGIDWDWALVHMQSDLRRTYGEEYLRQGITHPVSHTLDLAFGYWCTQAVALRQGDGALAAESGRLAQGWPAAFDPATGLLRSSTFYEGGPWNYSFRLLHDMRARIALAGGDERFTTMLDEFFGHGAAPVVQPGLAPGVEEMAAGYALQRFEGLNNEPDMEAPWAYMYAGRPDRTAEVVHAGVHQMFGTGRGGLAGNDDSGGLSSWYVWASLGLFPVAGQNVVLLNAPSYEEASIAVVGGRLDLRTRGFAGGDRDSPVQYVESVTHDGVALARPWLSGQELHAGGELVVTLTDHPTSWGTTHRPPSTPER; translated from the coding sequence ATGCTCGAGCACGTCGATCCGTTCCTCGGCACGGGCGCCACCGACCTGCCGCCGCGCACCGGGCTGGCCGCGACCTGGTGGTGGCCCAAGCCGCAGGTCGGCAACACCCACCCGGGGGCCACCTACCCGCTCGGCATGGTCTCGGCCTGCTCGTACTCCGGCGCCTACCCGACGGGCTACGGCCTGTACGACCTCGGTACCGAGGGCCTGCCGGTCCCGCTGCACGACGGCCTGCGCGCCTCCGGCTTCACCCACTTCCAGCAGTCCGGCACCGGCGCGATCCGCAAGTACTACAACTACCTGCGCGTGACGCCGATGCTCGCGCCGCTCGACGACCTCGGTCGCAGCTGGGACATCGTCGAGGAGTCCGCCAGCCCCGGCTACTACCGCGCCGCCTTGGCCAGCGGTGTCGTCGCCGAGATCACCGTCGGCCCGAAGAGCGCCGTCCACCGCTACACGTTCCCGGCCCACCACGACGCCCGCGTCGTCGTCGACCTCTCGATGGGCGGGCTGACGATCCCGTACGGCGAGACGGTGCCGCTCCGCGCCCACCTGCAGACGCTCGAGCCCGGTGTCGCGTGCGGCGAGATCGTCGTGGAGGGCGCACCGCTCGCGTTCCACGTCGAGTGCGACACCCCGGGCCTGCGCCAGCTCCTGTGGTACGACCGCCGCCTGATGCCCGGCGGTTCCCGGCTCGAGTTCACCGACATCCGCCCCACCACGCTGCGTCCCTTCGGCCTGATGTGGGCCGGGCCGACCACGCAGGGGCAGGTCGTCGAGCTCCGGATCGGGTTCTCGCTGCGCGGGTCGGAGCAGGCCGCCGCGAACCTCCGTGCCGATCTGCCTCCCATCGCGCCACCGCCGGGTCAGCCCGCACGTTCCGGGTTCGACGCGCGTTGGGCCGCCACCCGCGAGGCCTGGGCCCACGAGCTCGGCAAGATCCAGGTCGACACGTCCGCCGAACGCTCCACCGTGATGGCGACGGCGCTCTACCACTCGCTGATCAAGCCGTGCTTCGCGCTCGACGAGAGCCCGTTCTGGCCGACGGACGGACCGTTCGTGTTCGACGTCGCCACGCTGTGGGACATCTACCGCACCCAGCTCCCGCTGCTCACGCTCCTGCGCCCCGACGCCGCGGTCGCGCTCGGCAACGCGCTCCTGCGGATCTGCGAGGAGGAGGGCAACTTCCCGATCGGCTACCGGATGGCCCGCGGCGCCGACCGGTTCTCCCGCCAGGCCAGCGCGCTGGCCCACACGCTGCTGGCCGACCTCAGCCAGCTCGGTGCGACCGGGATCGACTGGGACTGGGCACTGGTGCACATGCAGTCCGATCTGCGCCGCACCTACGGCGAGGAGTACCTGCGCCAGGGCATCACCCACCCCGTGAGCCACACGCTCGACCTCGCGTTCGGCTACTGGTGCACCCAGGCGGTCGCGCTCCGTCAGGGTGACGGCGCGCTGGCGGCGGAGTCCGGCCGGCTCGCCCAGGGGTGGCCCGCCGCGTTCGACCCCGCCACCGGGCTCCTGCGGTCCTCGACGTTCTACGAGGGCGGACCCTGGAACTACTCCTTCCGCCTGCTGCACGACATGCGCGCCCGGATCGCGCTCGCCGGTGGGGACGAACGGTTCACGACGATGCTCGACGAGTTCTTCGGGCACGGCGCCGCCCCGGTCGTCCAGCCGGGACTGGCGCCCGGCGTGGAGGAGATGGCCGCCGGCTACGCCCTGCAGCGCTTCGAGGGGCTCAACAACGAGCCCGACATGGAGGCGCCCTGGGCGTACATGTACGCGGGACGGCCGGACCGCACCGCCGAGGTGGTGCACGCCGGCGTCCACCAGATGTTCGGCACGGGCCGCGGCGGGCTCGCCGGCAACGACGACTCCGGGGGTCTCTCCTCCTGGTACGTCTGGGCGTCGCTCGGCCTGTTCCCGGTCGCCGGCCAGAACGTCGTGCTCCTGAACGCGCCGTCGTACGAGGAGGCGAGCATCGCCGTCGTCGGCGGTCGTCTCGACCTGCGCACCCGCGGTTTCGCGGGCGGCGATCGCGACTCACCCGTCCAGTACGTCGAGTCCGTCACGCACGACGGCGTCGCGCTGGCGCGCCCCTGGCTCAGCGGCCAGGAGCTGCACGCGGGTGGCGAGCTCGTCGTCACCCTCACCGACCACCCCACGTCCTGGGGCACCACGCACCGCCCGCCCTCCACCCCCGAGAGGTGA
- a CDS encoding CPBP family intramembrane glutamic endopeptidase, translating to MSQPTVTSTSSPTYPPGSTYSVPEPRRGAAFSPAQATPYDRLPRTLRWEWWRPLVALTVFGVLAVIGSVAVVGVAMVAVVLEGGAAGPAQLDALLDRLLAIDATDSLVLVLSLASIAVWLPAVAGALRIAGMRPIGHVSSVVLRLRWRWLLTCSVLAVATLALSLGLSFGLGALVGQNATPVWTSFDRLWLPLLIIILLVPFQAAAEEYVFRGVLVQALGSWLPRRAWSRVIVVVVPTIAFVLSHGYGLWGLLDVGVFALAAMWVTLRTGGLEAAIALHVVNNVVVFTALASGAFGTTVNGDEGGSLAGVLITVITSIGYCWIVEILANRRGLERTSSWPERGPVAPLALPVPHPVAGWTGTPTHDLVGSAR from the coding sequence GTGAGCCAGCCGACCGTCACCTCGACGTCCTCCCCGACGTACCCGCCGGGCAGCACGTACTCGGTGCCCGAGCCGCGCCGGGGGGCGGCGTTCAGCCCCGCGCAGGCGACCCCGTACGACCGGCTTCCCCGGACGCTGCGCTGGGAGTGGTGGCGCCCGCTCGTCGCACTGACGGTCTTCGGCGTCCTGGCCGTGATCGGCTCCGTCGCCGTGGTCGGCGTCGCGATGGTCGCCGTCGTGCTCGAGGGTGGCGCGGCCGGCCCCGCCCAGCTCGACGCCCTCCTGGACCGCCTGCTCGCGATCGACGCGACCGACTCCCTCGTCCTCGTGCTCTCGCTCGCCTCCATCGCCGTCTGGCTGCCCGCCGTCGCCGGTGCGCTGCGGATCGCGGGGATGCGCCCGATCGGCCACGTCTCGTCCGTCGTGCTGCGGCTGCGCTGGCGCTGGCTCCTCACGTGCAGCGTCCTCGCCGTCGCGACCCTCGCGCTCAGCCTCGGCCTGAGCTTCGGCCTCGGCGCACTGGTGGGGCAGAACGCGACGCCGGTCTGGACCTCGTTCGACCGCCTCTGGCTCCCGCTCCTGATCATCATCCTGCTGGTGCCGTTCCAGGCCGCCGCCGAGGAGTACGTGTTCCGCGGGGTCCTCGTGCAGGCGCTCGGCTCGTGGCTCCCGCGCCGCGCGTGGTCCCGCGTCATCGTGGTCGTCGTGCCGACGATCGCGTTCGTCCTCAGCCACGGGTACGGCCTGTGGGGACTGCTGGACGTGGGCGTGTTCGCGCTCGCCGCGATGTGGGTCACCCTGCGCACCGGGGGCCTCGAGGCGGCGATCGCGCTGCACGTCGTCAACAACGTCGTCGTCTTCACGGCACTGGCCAGCGGCGCGTTCGGGACCACCGTCAACGGGGACGAGGGCGGGTCGCTCGCGGGCGTCCTCATCACCGTCATCACGTCGATCGGGTACTGCTGGATCGTGGAGATCCTCGCGAACCGACGCGGCCTCGAGCGGACCTCGTCCTGGCCCGAGCGCGGACCCGTCGCGCCCCTGGCGCTGCCCGTCCCGCACCCCGTGGCGGGGTGGACCGGGACTCCCACGCACGACCTGGTCGGATCCGCGCGCTGA
- a CDS encoding AAA family ATPase: MTVTDATPPQRVDSRDLLSEWANTSDEWVRYIVRHVLNGGGPLGSEEQSGAYVLFRQEKAFDTRELPTEEPLVTLEREDEAIEPLTLTSLSDVVGVNALVEGGVIEPHAGLTILFGENGTGKTGYSRIFKALAASRTADVILGDIEAASPQNQSALVGYTLGTETKTYTWTGQQGVAPFTRMSIFDSPSVSFHVDDDLEYVYVPAALALFNHVIAGIKSVQAHIDQAVEDLRSGSTGLLSRFPRTAAVYPLIETLGASTDLEHLRSLADSDPDVETRIGDLRRTVAALEADTISAEIKLQQRVERVLTQASNAATVMADFNVEVYGRERDTLHGLEEDYRAFRAALFEAADLPAKPDDTWSTFIEAGEAYQAHLIAVGAHDADRCLYCRQPLNEAARSLIGKYSEYLEDKITTDIAAAKARLHAVIEPVTSIQVNDVSTFADEYAGTEDKPHFHVELDRTLSTIAELSEQLLADSAVSTAPTEHAGTDAIALGSALETAKQALSELRTQAATRADTLAEKKKELVELEASAELTKSWTLIESDVLDAKQADRLILLAKPMPGLLRAVTGLAKTASDQMINESFDALFNEECAALRAPALHVEFVGRQGRAQRRKILSGKHKPSKVLSEGEQKVLAIADFLAEARLAGITAPVIFDDPVSSLDHRRVNEVAQRVASLADTTQVIVFTHDIFFASTLLTLMEATKRCSYFQITDEEGKGKVTRATGPRWDSLNNIKKNINETIQAAKSQDGDARAALVRTGYDWVRAWCEVFTETELLQGVTQRYQPNVRMTNLPKIKSEALPAAIDTVNRIFEEACRYIDGHSQPLPSLGVSPTLAGLEAHWAELTEARTAYNAATP, translated from the coding sequence ATGACGGTGACAGACGCGACGCCACCTCAACGGGTAGACTCGCGCGACCTGCTCAGCGAGTGGGCGAACACCTCCGACGAGTGGGTCCGCTACATCGTGAGGCACGTCCTCAACGGCGGCGGGCCGCTCGGAAGCGAGGAGCAATCCGGAGCGTATGTCCTGTTTCGTCAGGAGAAAGCCTTCGATACCCGCGAACTCCCCACGGAGGAGCCGCTGGTCACCCTCGAACGCGAGGATGAGGCGATCGAGCCGTTGACCCTTACCTCGCTCTCCGATGTCGTTGGTGTCAACGCCTTGGTAGAGGGCGGAGTCATCGAGCCGCATGCCGGCCTGACGATCTTGTTCGGAGAGAACGGCACGGGCAAGACGGGGTACTCCCGCATCTTCAAAGCCCTCGCGGCGAGCCGCACTGCCGATGTGATCCTCGGCGACATCGAAGCGGCATCGCCGCAGAACCAATCAGCACTTGTCGGCTATACGCTCGGCACTGAGACGAAGACCTACACCTGGACCGGACAACAGGGCGTCGCGCCCTTCACCAGGATGTCCATCTTCGACAGCCCTTCTGTCAGCTTCCACGTCGATGACGACCTTGAGTACGTCTACGTGCCAGCAGCCCTGGCACTGTTCAATCACGTCATCGCAGGCATCAAGTCGGTACAAGCCCACATCGACCAGGCCGTCGAAGACCTACGATCTGGGTCCACAGGGCTTCTGTCTCGCTTCCCACGCACTGCCGCGGTTTACCCGCTCATCGAGACTCTGGGAGCGTCCACTGATCTGGAACACCTGAGGTCGCTCGCCGACTCCGATCCCGACGTCGAGACACGTATCGGCGACCTGCGCCGCACGGTCGCCGCGCTGGAGGCGGACACCATCAGCGCTGAGATCAAGCTGCAACAGCGAGTCGAACGCGTCTTGACGCAAGCTTCCAACGCGGCCACCGTGATGGCTGACTTCAACGTGGAGGTATACGGCCGCGAACGCGACACCCTCCACGGACTTGAAGAGGACTACCGCGCCTTCCGAGCCGCCCTGTTCGAGGCAGCCGACCTGCCGGCCAAGCCCGACGACACCTGGAGCACGTTCATCGAGGCCGGCGAGGCATACCAAGCACATCTCATCGCGGTCGGAGCACACGACGCCGATCGGTGTCTGTACTGTCGGCAGCCTCTGAACGAAGCGGCGCGATCGCTGATCGGCAAGTACTCCGAATACCTCGAAGACAAGATCACCACTGACATCGCCGCTGCAAAGGCGCGGCTCCACGCAGTTATAGAACCGGTCACCTCGATCCAGGTCAACGACGTCTCTACCTTCGCCGACGAGTACGCAGGCACCGAGGACAAGCCTCACTTCCACGTTGAACTTGACCGGACACTGAGCACCATCGCGGAGCTATCCGAGCAGCTTCTCGCCGATTCCGCCGTGAGCACAGCGCCGACCGAACACGCCGGCACAGATGCGATAGCGCTCGGCTCGGCGTTGGAGACCGCCAAGCAGGCCCTCAGTGAACTGAGGACACAGGCAGCCACACGGGCTGACACCTTGGCCGAGAAGAAGAAAGAGCTTGTCGAGCTAGAAGCCTCAGCAGAACTGACGAAGTCGTGGACGCTCATCGAGTCAGACGTACTCGACGCCAAGCAGGCTGACCGGCTCATACTGCTCGCCAAGCCCATGCCTGGGCTCCTGCGCGCTGTAACCGGGCTGGCCAAGACCGCGAGTGACCAGATGATCAACGAGAGCTTCGATGCGCTTTTCAACGAAGAGTGCGCGGCACTTCGCGCGCCCGCGCTACACGTGGAGTTCGTCGGCCGCCAGGGGCGCGCACAACGCCGCAAGATCCTCAGCGGGAAACATAAACCGTCCAAGGTGCTCTCCGAAGGAGAGCAGAAGGTCCTCGCAATAGCGGACTTCCTCGCCGAAGCGCGCCTCGCCGGAATCACCGCGCCGGTCATTTTCGATGATCCTGTCTCAAGCCTCGACCATCGCCGCGTCAACGAAGTCGCGCAGCGCGTCGCGTCGCTCGCTGACACGACACAGGTCATCGTCTTCACCCACGACATCTTCTTCGCCAGCACGCTGCTTACGCTCATGGAAGCAACCAAGCGCTGCTCCTACTTCCAGATCACCGATGAAGAGGGCAAAGGAAAGGTCACCCGAGCGACAGGACCCCGCTGGGACAGCTTGAACAACATCAAGAAGAACATCAACGAGACCATCCAGGCAGCAAAGTCGCAGGACGGCGATGCGCGGGCGGCACTGGTCCGCACGGGTTACGACTGGGTGCGCGCGTGGTGTGAGGTCTTCACCGAGACTGAACTGCTCCAGGGCGTCACGCAGCGCTATCAACCCAACGTGCGGATGACCAACTTGCCCAAGATCAAGTCCGAAGCACTTCCCGCTGCGATCGATACCGTCAACCGCATCTTCGAGGAAGCATGTCGGTACATCGACGGCCACTCTCAACCTCTGCCTAGCCTCGGGGTCAGCCCTACACTCGCCGGACTCGAAGCCCACTGGGCCGAGCTGACCGAAGCGCGAACCGCTTACAACGCGGCGACTCCTTAG
- a CDS encoding biotin transporter BioY — protein sequence MTTAAAPRPAPGPRVLADVVATSRVRDVLLVVGGAGLVALASQIAIPLGFTPVPLSLGTFAVLVVGAALGPARATASLALFLLAGVAGVGWFADGHAGWQFASFGYILGYVLAAALVGRLASRGADRTPLATVGLMLAGGAVVYAAGVPWLMAFLGVDLPTALGLGVVPFLIGDAIKAVVAAVLLPGTWALVRRFRP from the coding sequence GTGACCACAGCAGCTGCCCCCCGCCCGGCCCCCGGCCCCCGCGTCCTCGCCGACGTCGTCGCCACGTCCCGCGTGCGGGACGTCCTCCTCGTCGTGGGGGGTGCCGGCCTCGTCGCGCTCGCCTCGCAGATCGCGATCCCGCTCGGCTTCACGCCGGTCCCGCTCTCGCTCGGCACCTTCGCCGTGCTGGTCGTCGGTGCCGCCCTCGGGCCGGCGCGCGCGACGGCGTCGCTCGCCCTGTTCCTGCTCGCCGGCGTCGCCGGGGTGGGCTGGTTCGCCGACGGGCACGCCGGCTGGCAGTTCGCCTCGTTCGGCTACATCCTCGGCTACGTGCTGGCCGCCGCCCTCGTCGGACGCCTCGCGAGCCGGGGTGCCGACCGCACGCCGCTGGCGACGGTCGGGCTGATGCTCGCGGGCGGCGCCGTCGTCTACGCCGCCGGCGTGCCGTGGCTCATGGCCTTCCTCGGGGTGGACCTGCCGACCGCCCTGGGCCTCGGTGTGGTGCCGTTCCTGATCGGTGACGCCATCAAGGCGGTCGTCGCCGCGGTGCTCCTGCCGGGCACCTGGGCCCTCGTGAGGCGTTTCCGCCCGTAA